One Alnus glutinosa chromosome 3, dhAlnGlut1.1, whole genome shotgun sequence genomic region harbors:
- the LOC133864552 gene encoding uncharacterized protein LOC133864552, which produces MEKKKKKNKSSGRPSTNHRLQKCKLANSPVKFHKKRKLREEWVSPLVEKYWFQRYDLFSRYDEGIEMDEEGWYSVTPEEIAIRHAQRCGNGIVIDCFAGVGGNAIQFAKMCYSVVAIDIDPQKVELALNNAKIYGVEDYIDFIVGDFFQLAPSLKGDIVFLAPPWGGPSYRSTETFKLDFLKPKNGFTMFQAAQAITPNIIMFLPRNVDFHQVEELSWLSSPPLEVEIEENYVRNNVKGVTAYFSGSACG; this is translated from the exons atggagaagaagaagaagaagaataagagtTCAGGGCGTCCGAGCACCAATCATCGTCTACAGAAATGCAAGCTCGCAAACAGTCCAG ttaAATTTCATAAGAAAAGGAAGCTTAGGGAAGAATGGGTTAGTCCACTGGTGGAGAAGTATTGGTTTCAAAGGTACGATCTTTTCTCGAGATACGATGAGGGTATCGAAATGGACGAGGAAGGATGGTATTCGGTTACCCCTGAAGAGATTGCGATTCGACACGCCCAGAGGTGTGGGAATGGGATCGTGATTGATTGCTTTGCAGGCGTTGGCGGCAATGCCATTCAGTTTGCtaaaat GTGTTATTCTGTTGTTGCTATTGACATTGATCCTCAAAAAGTTGAATTAGCCCTTAATAATGCAAAAATATATGGTGTGGAAGATTATATCGATTTCATTGTTGGAGACTTCTTCCAACTTGCTCCATCATTGAAG GGGGACATAGTGTTTCTTGCACCACCATGGGGAGGTCCATCGTACAGAAGTACTGAAACATTTAAACTTGATTTTCTCAAGCCAAAAAATGG GTTCACCATGTTTCAGGCAGCTCAGGCAATAACACCCAACATCATTATGTTCTTACCTCGAAATGTAGACTTTCACCAAGTGGAAGAACTTTCTTGGCTGTCTTCTCCTCCTTTAGAAGTTGAG ATTGAAGAAAATTATGTGCGAAATAATGTAAAGGGTGTCACAGCATACTTTAGTGGTTCAGCATGTGGTTAA